In Corvus moneduloides isolate bCorMon1 chromosome 6, bCorMon1.pri, whole genome shotgun sequence, the sequence GGCGTTATAGTCCATGATGTTAACTTTGCTCAGGATCTCTGTCACTTCGACTTATGCATATGCACAGAAACACCTCATTTTTTGCAGGGGTTAGCCACTCAGCAGCTGGCTCCTGCCTGACCCTGGTCAAGATCCAGAATCTAGAAGTTCCTCTGCCCAcatcccctgaggggctggatCTGGTAGGCAATCTCAGAGCATGCGTAACACACTCTGGCAGGATTAGCTAAGCTGTTTATATTAATAGGGTCATCTGCTGCAGAGTCAGATCTTATTTTAGGGGACTGAGAACTTCTTCAGCTCGTTATTTGTCCTGGGATGAGGATGATTTACCATGCAAAGTACCTGAATGTATTCACTGTGTCATGATGCAACTgcaacagaaaagcagcagtctAAAATTCCGTGCCATTCATGTCACATTCCCATCTGACTTCTTGCTCAGCACATTGTAATGATACAGTCACCTGAAATGTTTGTGATTTGGATCACTTTTAGAAGATAGCTTTCCAAGTACAaatgaagaggagaaggaatttGCTCAAAGCTaccttttgcttctttttttttctctctctcttttctttacaATTATAAGTAACTTTGTGTATGCATTTTATCTCATTGTTTTAGAGAATGAGCTAACATTTACAGTGAGAGGATCCTTTGAAGAAACCCAGACAGTTTCAGTGGGCTGTGACTCCCACTCCCCTATCCCAGATCCCACTTTCTTCCACTATGCCAGATACAAGCAACCCTCCCTGGATGTTGCAcgcagaaggaagaggaagctTTCCGCCTTTGTACGTTACCCCAGAACATGGTAGACAACACAGACAGTCCTATGACCTGACATTTACGTGTGAGTAGGCAGCAAGAGGagaacatttctgttttaacCAAAAAGCACTCCATGCTCCCTTTCAGTGTGCTTGCATGTCATGTGGAGCAAGGAGGAGAAGTGTCCCTCTGACAATCCCTCTGAAGTCACTCCCCTCCGAGCAGGAAGTAGTTGGTGAGGTGAGTGCCTGCTGGCCATGGGGAATCCTTTGCAAGCTTTTTGAAATTCTTTCTGATTTGCAAGAAGCAGAAACCAAGGGCCACTTCTCTTTATACAGAGATAGCTGTTTTCTAACCTCCCTCCAATCTAGGGCAATGCATAGTGAAGTGAATTATTTGgagcaaaataaaatgggaaatccaagggagaagggagaagaagaaaaatgtctaaACTGTTGCTCATTATCCTTCTACTGTGCATGCACTTAACTAAGCTGGAAGTGACTGGGTGCCACTGGGACAGAGAGGTGAGGCTGCAGCCTGGGCCACTGCCACGGGAGGCAAACCTGAGCCACATGGATGGGGTGCTCTGTCTCTCTGGCTTCCCCTTGTATCTAACATTGTTACGTGAGAGGCTCTGGTTTCAACACCTATCTTCAGTAGTGGATCCTGCCAGAGATCTGAGCTGTAGCACTGCAGCTCTTCTGGTATTTATTTGTGTAGCTAATTAGTAGCAGGCAAGCTACACCTGAGTTTTATGAGAGAGAAGATGTGGACTACAGATGATAGTACTAAAGTCTTAGTCTACTAAATCAGTGCACATCTCTGGGTACTGTTGAAATACTGAGAAGGGATCTCAGTTTTTTGAGATTTGGAGTTTTGTAGGTGTAATGATGACTCAAAAGATCGATATCTGAGCGGGGAAAAGGGACTGTTCTgaacaaaatattaatattcatCATTTTACCTTTTCgattttcagcacagaaaatttgATTTACTCCTTAAGGTGAAAAAATGGTAAGACATCTCTGGTTTTCCCCTTGCTTCTTTGTATTTAGATAGTTGTCAGACAAGTTCCAATCCCTTTGTTACTGCCTTTGTCCTGAATGCTGGTCCATCCTCATTTCAgactacaaaataaaatgcattcagTACATAATGTGAAGATTTTCAGTAACCAAGTTTTTGTAATGGGACAGGAAGTTACGAAATTATGAAGAACACACCAATTTTCTATTCATATTGTGCTGCAATCAATATTACATGGTAAGGGCCACTGTACATACTCTGATACCTCtacattttgctgaaaaatgcagattttcaaTAAAAGCAACATTTCAGAACTAATTGAAAAAACCCTTTCTGTTTCCCAAAAGGTCTCtttaactgttttctttcactaaaAGATCAAAATCAGAGTATCTGGGTACTTTAggatgccaaaaaaaaaaaaaaaaagtacctgCTCTTATTGTTTTAATGTCTgctcaaagagaaaaaagcaaataaattcaaTGAAGTGATTGACCATTTCTAGACCAAGGAACCACACTGTGTGTTTTGGAATATCATTCAGGCCTTAGTAAAATTTATAAGGTGAATATGTTACATTATGTACCATATAGTAACAGGAGAGAGCTTCCAGAAAAGCAGGCGTATCTTCTATcatgctgtttattttcagtaaatatgCTATGAAACATACATACAGTTTACAGCTGTCAtttaaaaacttcttccttaGAACGGCTATGCAAGATTTTCATAGCAGCTTTCAAACCCCATATGTACTGCTTAGAAACATCAAAAGAACATCTGATCATGTAAATCTACAACTTCAGTAGAACGTTTCGCGGGTTATCAGTGGAAGTTTGCAGAACTTTTAAAAGCCACCTTTAAAACACTGCCCTCTGCAGGCGCCTGGATTTATGTCTGAAAAGAAACGACTGTTATTTGCAGCTATATTTAATTCCAGGCATCTttgacagggagaaaaaaaaaaaattcctttcagtTCAAAGGCAGACGGACTGTTTTTCTCCAAGAACAAACCAGAACATTTAATATCTTCCTGCTTTGCTTTATATAGACCTGGTAGTGAAGGCATGTCTATTTATGAGGTAAAGCAATTAAAATGCTGGCTTAGACTACAGATGTGATGTATGATACCTGATCCGTGTTCCAGCCAGGATGACCTAGATGTACGCCTGGGGTTTGATCTGTGTGTCCAGGAACGGGATTTCATTCGCAAGAGGAAGAAGGTAGTTGCAGCCGCTTTGAAGGACATTCTCCACCTGGAAGAGGACTTGCAGGATGATGAGGTCTCTGAGACATAAttattctctgctttctgcacagATGAGTGTCCAAATATAGCATTGGTGGTCACATTTTCCTGGAAACCTTGTAGTTTCATGTACAAACTATAGCTGAgttcttttctctgtggctgACTTCTCTATTCTAGGGAAGAAATGAGTATTCATCAGAAACATTAATAAAAAGCCTGTAGCTCTGAAGCTAAAGAATCTAGCCTTGTGTTCAGTAGTAGCTTGCACCATAATGTAGAGAGAGGCTAGGTGCTCTCAGAACCAAAGCCAAAGTTTCTTTTACGCCAGATCTACACAGTGGATTCAGCGCTTCATTCCCTCATGGCTAAAACTGgactttattttgtttatctTTTGTGCCACCGCTTAGGTTCCCATTGTGTGAGCACAGCACACTTCCAGTCTGACTTTGTCTGCTGTAGCATGTTCTTGCTCAGCAAACAGGTTTGATAACAGAGGTTTAAGGGCAGGGGAAAATcaggtgttgtttttttttttttgaattagGCACTCATGACTGCGGTGTGAAGCCTAAACTCAAATGCAAACAGGAtaaattttgcttgttttgacCTAAACTGAGTTCAGCTTTTTTTGCACAGCTGGACCTTTCAAACAGAAGACCTTGCCTTTAAATGCCAGCACTAAGCCATGGGTTGTTCCCTTCCCCTCAGGTATATAGCCACCCATACTTCCCTGCAGAACAATCTCTCTAGATTCTCCTGATGATTTGTACCTGACATTCCTTCACTCCAGTGTACCTGTGTTTACTGTTAAAGGAGCCAATTcatatttatgaaataattctttttctaaGACTTCCATCCCTATATTTCTATATGATCACAGAAGCAAATAATTGCAGCTCTCTTGCATACCTAGTACTGTATATACATATGTGGTAGGTGGAGTGAGCAtggtttctcttttcctccagcAACTGTAAAAGGGAATGGTGTCACCAGCCTCTGGTTTCAGGGATTCTGAACTGGCCTGTGCTCTTAAATCCATCAGTCATGACATTTCTAGTATGGCCTGTGGATTAACTGTACAATAGTTTCAGCAAAGTTCAGGATAAAGGAGGTTATCACTGCTTGCATGGAAACCGTGAGACAGCACTGATATTTTCTGGTCTATTGTATCTGATAATAATCTGATTCAGATGAAAGAAGGTGCAATTTCCTCTAGTTTTTTTGCAACTTTTTGTTAATGGTTTTGAAATAGAGCACTGAAAATGTGATAATGGATTTCATGTTCTAATGCAGAGTTGCTTGACAGAGGTAAATATGAAGTATTTCTTACTCCTTACATGCCCCATTATTAGttcatgtttttcttcacattGAACTGGTGGCATTTTTTTACTACTTTATCAGTGCTGTCTCTGTGCCTTCTCAGACCATGTCACTAAATGCATGTATTTTGGGATTGAACAGGTACCTGTGGTAGCAATCATGACAACAGGTGGTGGAACCAGAGCTCTGACAGCCATGTATGCTCACCTCCTCAGCGTGCAGGAAATGAATGTCTTGGACTGTGTCTCATATATCACTGGCTTGTCTGGAACAACATGGTAAGACCAAGATAAGTACACAGGAATTTTCCATAGATGACATCAGGAAGTGATCTTGAGTTGTATGATCTTAACTATcaagaaaaggctttttctttttctgctgttttgttgttgttgttgttgtttcttttaGTGGGTATTTTCCCCACATTTGGAATTAATTAAATATGTGGATAGTACCAAACACATGGTGttttttcatgtaaatgaaGACATAATACACAAACCTTCATAACTTCCCAAAGCTCTGCTTCAGAACTCACACtttccctgtggtttttttgtgtggttttttttaggaCCATGTCAAACTTGTATGAAGATCCTGACTGGTCCCAAAAGGATCTCAAGGAAACACTCAGTGATGTCCGAAAGCATGTActtaaaaataagtttgttACTTGTTTTGCCCCTGATCGTCTGAAATACTATTTGAAAGAGTTGTGCCAGAGGAAACAGGAAGGACATCAGCTGTGTTTCACAGATCTCTGGGGACTCATCATTGAaaacatgttacatgaaaagGTACAATAACAGCACCTTTCTCTTCAGATTTGAATATCTAGTGAATACAGCAGTGAGGAAAGACATTAAATCCAAAAAATAGTtgagattggaagggacctctggagttCATCTTGTCCAAGCAAGATCAGGAATGGCCATCTACCCTGAACTATGGGCTTTGAATATCTCCACAGCTGAAGACTCCACAAATTCTCTGGGTGACACATGCCAACGTTTGGCCACCCCTAGACAAAAgaggttttttgcttgtttgtttgtttgtttttcttatagATGCCTAAAGCATGTGCCTTGGCAGTACCATTCATTATGTTTGTTGGCTGTATTATACAGATCTTAACATCACATCTGGTACAGAAAGGATGGGAATGAAAATAAGTAATAGGAAACTTACAGTATGAACAACTTCTAATTTATTCCTCACAGAATCTAAAAGAGGCTTACAAGAAGGTTGGAGAGGGACTATTCAGAAGGGCATGTAGGATAAGACAAGGGGGAAATGaccttaagctgaaggaggggagGCTTAGATTTAGGTATTGGGAAGAATTCTTCACTTTAagggtagtgaggcactggaacatgttCCCAGAGCAGTTGTGGACTCCCTATCCCTGCAGGTGTTtaagaccaggttggatggagaGCATGGTTGAtctccatccaacctggtcttgtggaaggtgtccctgcctatagCAGTGGCATTGGAACTAAATGATTtttaagggcccttccaaccccaaccattctgtgattctgtgaattcaCACAGAATTCAGGCTCTATTTTAATCTTCatgaatatttctttcccaCTAGGCCATTTATACTTTGGAATGAGAAAACATTCACCCTGTAATATGAATAACCCCACACACATCCACATTTCTACTTCCTGGTCACAGCACAGTGGTAGAGACTCCCTGGGACTCTGTTCAGGAGGGAGCTGCAAGTGTctccacagccctgtcccctgaCCAACAACAGCCCAAGGGAAacctggtggcactggtggcgCAGCCATCCTTCCACAGGCTGCTCTGGTGAGCAGGAAtacctgcagctctgcttgtAGGATCACACAAACCTTGGTTCTGCTCCCAAACCATCCTACCCTTTCCACCctgcctgagctctgcagcagaaggGCCAAGGCTCGCTGAACCTTAACTTTTCATGAGCCTTGTCTCTGTCACAGGTCTGatgaaaaggcatttttctggGAAGTCAGGGATGCGTTTACACTTTcataatgaaatatttcctgtcAAGAGTGCTTTTCAAACGTTTCCagacattttttctgaaataaaaaatgtggaTAACAGCATTTTCTCCTTACCATGTTCTTTCAACATGAATTTAGGATTATTTGTGTACTGAAGGgttggggcaggggaggggcagggatAGGGATGTGGCAGCACCTTTCAGAACTAAATGTGTGGGGAGCATCCTAGTTGGAGTCATGTGTGCACTGCGTTGTCAGAACCCAGGTTTAGATGAAGTGGGAGTCTCTTTGTGTCATCCAATTGTCCTCAGCTACTGTCATTCTTCAAAACAGGAGGACTGCCATAAGCTCACAGATCAGCAGCAGGCACTAAATCAGGGTCAAAACCCCCTGCCCATCTACCTCTCTCTCAATGTGAAGGATAAAATCAGCGACCAGGATTTTAGAGGTAACAATATTCCAGAAGTGTATTTAACATTTAATCCCAATTGGAGTCAATTTAGGATTAGATAAGGATATCAATTCAATGTACAAATACTCTCAAAGGCTAATCCACCTCAGAGGAGAAATTTAATAGTTAGTATTTTGAAGACCTTAGTGTAATTCAGTATTCAGGATCTAAAGCAGGACAATGGAAGACATTATGCACTTCTATAGAAAGCGTCAGAAAGTTTACAGAGACATATAGATTTAAGAGGACAATTTGTTCTGCATATTCACCACTGCGAAATGTACAGTAAATAAATGCCTGCTTGCAAAGTGTGTTAATTAGAAACCAGTCTGCCTTAACCTGGCCAATATCGTATTTATTCAAATAAttgttcctctgctgctgtaaTCAGTCTGTCTTatgccttttcttttagaatGGGTGGAATTCACCCCTTATGAGGTAGGATTTCCAAAATATGGAGCCTTCATTCGTGCAGAAGATTTTGGCAGTGAGTTCTTCATGGGTCGCCTGATGAAGAAAATCCCAGAATCCAGAATCTGCTTTTTGGAAGGTGATTTGTTGTTCTGGGAAAatgtaatataatataatataatctGCTCCTGCACAAAGCCCTCTTCTGAAATTAAACAGTTAGTGTGTTTTTTATCTGCCTGGAGCACTATATGGTAAAATACTAGGACTGGTAACAGGTCGCTATCtgcaggattttttattttctctgtgatcTTATTCATCTTATCAGATGTATTGATTTCATCTATGGTTATGCTTACTGACATGAGACCTTCACAGTACTTATATATCTTTGTCAGCAACAAAAGTTGTGTATCATTGCTGCTGAGTTAAATCATCAGTTTCTTTTGCAGCCTGAGTCTCTAAAATACACCTTTTTATCTACAAAGTTCCTGCCACATCTTGCCCTGATTAATTCTTAAGAtaacatttccatttcagagTGCAAATAAGTCGGaatgtttatctttttttccgTCTTGCataaaaaaagtgaaagcagTAAGGAAATCTTTCTTCACTTTGCAAAAGCAATCTCTTGCCTCATTGTTCTTTCTACTTCCACCAACTgcataaaggaaaaaggaagtttcaggggtttttttgagaagttGAAACTTTTTGCTTGTGTGGAGATTTCACTACAGCTCAGGGTGAGGCATAAGGAAGCAACTCAGAATCTCTCTGTCCCTGGCTGCAATTTCAGATAGGGACCCAGGTCTTCCCTTGCATAATCAGAAGTGCTGTCAGGTCACCAGCCCCTTTCTACACCTTGGCACTTTCTTCCTACCTTCTCTAGAGTGATGCAGGgacatttctgtctctgttcccTGAAGTGTCCAGTGACACAGTTATTTGACAGCAAATGTATTGCAAATTTAGGTTTACAGCAAATTTCTTTGCACcccatttattttcaaatatgtcACATATATCCTATGCCACAGGGGTCTGGAGCAGTGTATTTTCCTTGAATCTCATGGATGCTTGGTATATATCTGTTAATTCAGAAGACTTCTGGCACAAATGGACCCGAGACAAAATTGCTGACATAGGTGGGTTATTCttattatttgattattttgttttattttctcttttct encodes:
- the LOC116445135 gene encoding cytosolic phospholipase A2 epsilon-like isoform X3; this encodes MLIRQIFNVLEITVSDDDIIRDDDRAIVLFDVAKIPLGERVFTSFPLNPEGKEELEVEFVLESIQGPPETIITNGAIVCREEACLEVYLDGRMQKKRFSENELTFTVRGSFEETQTVSVGCDSHSPIPDPTFFHYARYKQPSLDVARRRKRKLSAFCACMSCGARRRSVPLTIPLKSLPSEQEVVGEHRKFDLLLKVKKCQDDLDVRLGFDLCVQERDFIRKRKKVVAAALKDILHLEEDLQDDEVPVVAIMTTGGGTRALTAMYAHLLSVQEMNVLDCVSYITGLSGTTWTMSNLYEDPDWSQKDLKETLSDVRKHVLKNKFVTCFAPDRLKYYLKELCQRKQEGHQLCFTDLWGLIIENMLHEKEDCHKLTDQQQALNQGQNPLPIYLSLNVKDKISDQDFREWVEFTPYEVGFPKYGAFIRAEDFGSEFFMGRLMKKIPESRICFLEGVWSSVFSLNLMDAWYISVNSEDFWHKWTRDKIADIDDGALFPTRPNELDTRVVCPTDSFSEIFRDVAMLRPAASEIHNFLKGFQINNNYLESEFSKWKDCELDSQPNYLTTAADYLILIDTAFAFATSYPPLMRPERKVDVILHFNYSSGSQTGPLKDASKYFAKQGIPFPTKVPDDQETPHLKECYIVGDKESPETPIVIFFPLVNDTFREYKAPGVKRSPSEMAEGEVDVANACGPYYINNLSYSEENFDKLVNLSYYNVQNNKDLILQALRTAVERKKQCKKEQALQKPPDGCGMCVPDREGTQHLADCPAPGNMK